One Pirellulales bacterium DNA window includes the following coding sequences:
- a CDS encoding flagellar basal body P-ring protein FlgI, protein MTRWSSIAVCACLFVAGCAAPAVRSQSPEAEEMEAASKVKLVGELAATYGLHTVEIDAIGLVTGLDGTGSDPAPSPERAALLADMQARGVAQPNQVLASPDTSLVLVRGYLRPGIQPGDKFDLEVRIPSRSETTSLAGGWLMETRLKEMAMIGSRLHDGHVLALAQGAVLVEAPATAGKDSDNVMQNRGRILGGGVALKPRPLGLVLKPGKQSVSNSSLIGTAINQRFHTFNQGVKEGVATPKTDDYIEIVVHPRYKDNIPRYLQVLRSVPLRETPTQQMARLALLERQMLDPVTASTAALRLEALGKRGIDVLAKGIESKDLEVRFYAAEALAYLDDKRAVEPLVAAAKNESAFRVFALTALSAMDDLAAYEGLRGLLDVSSAETRYGAFRSLWAMNSQDSLVSGEYLGGQFSYHVLDTSGPPLIHVTRSYRPEVVVFGADQRLQTPFVLEAGKQIMVICKDDGDVVVSRFAIGKDDQKRVVTNRVDDIIRAIVELGGTYPDVVDCLQKAVAARSLTSRFAVDAVPQAGRTYDRVYEDEALADSGDGESVDGDVAHAAGGAHEGEGVKQASFVADGPVPDLFAQPKEKPDRKKRKKTESSQGADAKSKKTAEKRRWFGKL, encoded by the coding sequence ATGACGCGCTGGTCGTCGATCGCCGTTTGCGCCTGCCTGTTCGTCGCGGGTTGTGCTGCGCCTGCGGTGCGTTCGCAGAGCCCCGAAGCGGAAGAGATGGAGGCCGCATCGAAGGTGAAGCTCGTCGGCGAGTTGGCCGCCACCTATGGATTGCACACGGTCGAGATCGATGCGATTGGCCTGGTGACGGGACTCGACGGGACGGGGAGCGATCCGGCCCCCTCGCCTGAACGTGCCGCCTTGCTGGCCGATATGCAGGCCCGGGGGGTCGCTCAGCCGAACCAGGTGCTTGCCTCGCCCGATACCTCGCTGGTCTTGGTGCGCGGTTATCTGCGGCCGGGCATTCAGCCGGGCGACAAGTTCGACCTCGAAGTTCGCATTCCCTCGCGCAGCGAGACGACGAGTCTGGCTGGCGGTTGGCTGATGGAGACGCGGCTCAAGGAAATGGCCATGATCGGCAGCCGCCTGCACGACGGCCATGTATTGGCCTTGGCGCAAGGAGCGGTGCTGGTCGAGGCGCCGGCGACCGCGGGAAAAGACTCGGACAACGTTATGCAGAATCGCGGCCGTATCCTGGGAGGGGGCGTCGCGCTCAAGCCTCGCCCGCTCGGTCTGGTACTCAAGCCGGGCAAGCAATCGGTGTCGAACAGTTCGCTCATCGGCACCGCCATCAATCAGCGTTTCCACACCTTCAATCAGGGGGTGAAGGAAGGGGTCGCCACGCCCAAGACCGACGACTACATCGAGATCGTCGTTCATCCGCGCTACAAGGACAACATTCCGCGGTACCTGCAGGTGTTGCGCTCGGTGCCGCTGCGCGAGACGCCCACGCAGCAGATGGCGCGTCTGGCCCTGCTCGAGCGGCAAATGCTCGACCCGGTGACGGCCTCGACGGCCGCCCTGCGGCTCGAGGCCCTGGGCAAGCGCGGCATCGACGTATTGGCCAAAGGCATCGAGTCGAAGGACCTCGAGGTCCGCTTCTATGCGGCCGAGGCACTCGCCTATCTCGACGACAAGCGCGCGGTCGAGCCCCTGGTGGCCGCCGCCAAGAATGAATCGGCGTTCCGCGTGTTCGCCTTGACCGCGCTCAGTGCCATGGATGACCTGGCCGCGTACGAAGGGCTCCGCGGCCTGCTCGATGTGTCGAGTGCCGAAACCCGCTACGGTGCGTTCCGCTCGCTGTGGGCCATGAATTCGCAAGACTCGCTGGTCAGCGGCGAATATCTCGGCGGACAGTTCAGCTACCACGTGCTCGATACGTCCGGACCGCCGCTGATCCACGTGACCCGCAGCTACCGTCCCGAAGTGGTGGTCTTCGGCGCGGACCAACGCCTACAAACCCCCTTCGTGCTCGAGGCGGGCAAGCAGATCATGGTCATCTGCAAGGACGACGGCGACGTGGTCGTCAGCCGGTTTGCCATCGGCAAGGACGACCAGAAGCGGGTCGTCACGAACCGGGTCGACGACATCATTCGGGCCATCGTGGAGTTGGGTGGCACCTATCCCGACGTGGTCGACTGTCTGCAAAAAGCGGTCGCTGCGCGGTCCCTCACCAGCCGTTTTGCGGTCGATGCCGTGCCGCAGGCCGGCCGGACGTACGACCGAGTTTACGAGGACGAGGCCCTGGCCGACTCCGGCGACGGCGAGTCGGTCGACGGAGACGTGGCCCACGCCGCGGGGGGCGCCCACGAGGGTGAAGGGGTCAAGCAGGCCTCGTTCGTGGCCGACGGCCCCGTGCCCGACCTGTTCGCCCAGCCCAAGGAAAAGCCCGATCGTAAGAAGCGCAAGAAGACGGAATCGAGCCAGGGAGCGGACGCCAAATCGAAGAAAACCGCGGAAAAGCGGCGTTGGTTTGGTAAGCTATAA
- the yidD gene encoding membrane protein insertion efficiency factor YidD, which translates to MLIALVRCYQVALSPLLGANCRFQPTCSAYFIEAVRKYGALRGGFRGILRICRCHPFHPGGYDPP; encoded by the coding sequence ATGCTGATAGCGCTGGTGCGATGTTATCAAGTCGCCCTGAGCCCATTGTTGGGGGCGAACTGCCGTTTCCAGCCCACCTGCAGCGCCTACTTTATCGAGGCCGTGCGCAAGTACGGCGCGCTGCGGGGTGGCTTCCGTGGCATTTTAAGGATCTGTCGTTGCCATCCGTTTCATCCCGGTGGATACGATCCGCCTTGA
- the rnpA gene encoding ribonuclease P protein component: MRSVHAIDATMSDESFRPHEHLRRHADFVRVYTRRRRAGDERMLVYACENGLAYTRLGLSVSRRVGNAVVRNRWKRLVREIFRRHRPRLPVGIDLVVVAHPGSEPCLADLTKSLLRLAKNAAARLEKN, from the coding sequence ATGCGTTCCGTCCACGCGATCGACGCGACGATGTCCGATGAATCCTTCCGTCCGCACGAGCATTTGCGCCGCCACGCGGATTTCGTGCGCGTCTACACGCGCCGCCGCCGCGCCGGCGACGAACGCATGCTCGTCTACGCCTGTGAGAATGGCCTGGCCTACACGCGGTTGGGGCTTTCCGTCTCGCGGCGCGTGGGCAACGCCGTGGTGCGCAATCGCTGGAAGCGGCTCGTCCGCGAGATCTTTCGCCGCCATCGCCCTCGCCTCCCCGTGGGGATCGATCTGGTCGTGGTGGCCCATCCGGGAAGCGAGCCATGTCTGGCCGATCTGACCAAGAGTCTGCTGCGGCTGGCGAAGAACGCGGCGGCGCGGCTCGAAAAAAATTAG
- a CDS encoding J domain-containing protein, with protein MAEDYYETLGVKRDASQAEIQKAYRALALKYHPDKNPDDKTAKEKFQKVQAAFDVLNDQSKREMYDRYGSSFEQMGQGGPQPGGGAAWGGQPGASFEDIDLSQIFGQQFGQGEGGGFGDIFGQFRRAGGRGARAKSRGRGNNVEAEVTVDFRTAIKGGDVQLRIDRDGRIDTITAKIPAGIEDGKKIRLRGQGEPGSGGGPAGDLLLKVHVESHPWFHRRGQNLYVRVPVTVGEAILGAKIDVPTPHGTVSVRVPPGSSSGTKLRVKGQGVQPTQGTPGDLFAEIQVALPKDVSDEGKQLIEQFERQHPLNPRGGLAW; from the coding sequence ATGGCCGAGGACTACTACGAAACACTGGGCGTGAAGCGCGATGCGTCGCAGGCCGAGATTCAAAAGGCCTATCGGGCGCTCGCGCTCAAATACCATCCCGACAAGAACCCCGACGACAAGACCGCAAAGGAAAAGTTCCAGAAGGTGCAGGCCGCCTTCGACGTCTTGAACGACCAGAGCAAGCGCGAGATGTACGACCGCTACGGTAGTTCGTTCGAGCAGATGGGACAGGGGGGGCCGCAGCCCGGCGGGGGAGCCGCCTGGGGTGGCCAGCCAGGCGCCAGCTTCGAGGACATCGATCTGTCGCAGATCTTCGGCCAGCAGTTCGGCCAGGGCGAAGGGGGGGGCTTCGGCGACATCTTTGGGCAATTCCGCCGCGCGGGAGGGCGTGGCGCCAGGGCCAAGTCGCGCGGACGGGGCAACAACGTCGAGGCCGAGGTCACGGTCGACTTTCGCACGGCCATCAAAGGGGGGGACGTGCAGTTGCGCATCGACCGCGACGGGCGCATCGATACGATCACGGCCAAAATCCCCGCCGGCATCGAGGATGGCAAAAAAATCCGCCTCCGCGGCCAGGGCGAGCCGGGGTCCGGCGGCGGACCGGCGGGGGATCTGTTGCTCAAAGTACACGTCGAGTCGCACCCCTGGTTCCACCGTCGCGGACAGAACCTCTACGTGCGCGTGCCCGTCACGGTGGGCGAGGCGATCCTGGGGGCCAAGATCGACGTGCCCACGCCCCACGGCACGGTCAGCGTGCGCGTGCCGCCGGGCAGCTCGAGCGGTACCAAACTACGCGTGAAAGGGCAGGGGGTACAGCCCACGCAAGGCACGCCGGGCGATCTCTTCGCCGAGATCCAGGTGGCGCTTCCCAAAGACGTGAGCGACGAGGGTAAGCAGCTCATCGAGCAATTCGAGCGACAGCACCCGCTCAATCCCCGGGGCGGGTTGGCGTGGTAG
- a CDS encoding YjhG/YagF family D-xylonate dehydratase, translated as MSNSPAGNPGPAALLDTPDVGLLEVDTKAAGPAGSLPLSDEMLREWPSGDLFGLTQNAGMGWSPAEMLGPQFLILSTQGGIRAEDGRPIALGYHTGHWEVGLLMRAAAETFKAAGGVPFAAFCSDPCDGRTQGTVGMFDSLPYRNDAAILLRRLIRSLPTRRGVMGVATCDKGLPAMMLALAGSRDLPAILVPGGVTLPPAQGEDAGKVQSIGARYAHGEISLEEAAELGCRACASPGGGCQFLGTAASSQVVAEALGLTLPHTALAPSGQPIWLDAARRSASALVEMERRGIKVSDIVTDAAVRNAMAVHAACGGSTNLLLHLPAVAHAAGLRRPTVDDWTAVNRRVPRLVDVLPNGPTGHPTVRFFLAGGVPEVMLHLRALGLVELGALTASGQTWGEVLSWWENSARRKRLREVLFERDGVKADDVVMSPEAARRRGLTSTVCFPRGNLAPEGSVIKSTAIDPAVVDADGVYRKLGPARVFTREREAIAAIKGKGPNPIRPGDVLVLCCRGPLGSGMEEIYQITAALKHLSWGKQVAVVTDARFSGVSTGACIGHVGPEALAGGPIGKLRDGDLVRIVIDRNELVGSVDFVGTSAGTSGQGELTTKEGARELASRPPREDLSADERLPDDTRLWAALQQASGGTWGGCVYDAERIAELLAAGQQTLERKIH; from the coding sequence ATGTCCAACTCGCCTGCCGGCAACCCCGGCCCCGCCGCTCTGCTCGATACCCCCGATGTTGGCCTGCTCGAAGTCGATACCAAGGCTGCCGGTCCCGCGGGCTCGCTGCCGTTGTCCGACGAAATGCTGCGCGAATGGCCCAGCGGCGACCTGTTCGGCTTAACGCAGAACGCCGGCATGGGCTGGAGCCCGGCCGAGATGCTCGGCCCGCAGTTCCTGATCTTGAGCACGCAGGGGGGCATTCGCGCGGAAGATGGCCGGCCGATCGCGCTCGGCTATCACACGGGACACTGGGAAGTCGGCCTGCTGATGCGCGCCGCGGCCGAGACGTTCAAGGCGGCCGGGGGCGTGCCGTTCGCGGCGTTCTGTTCCGATCCTTGCGATGGACGCACGCAGGGGACCGTCGGCATGTTCGACAGCCTGCCCTATCGCAATGATGCGGCCATCCTGCTGCGGCGCCTGATTCGTTCGCTGCCGACGCGGCGCGGCGTGATGGGCGTGGCCACGTGTGATAAAGGTCTGCCCGCGATGATGCTCGCCCTGGCCGGCAGCCGCGATCTGCCGGCCATTCTCGTGCCGGGCGGTGTCACGCTGCCTCCGGCGCAGGGCGAAGATGCCGGTAAGGTGCAGTCGATCGGCGCGCGATACGCGCATGGCGAGATTTCGCTTGAAGAAGCGGCCGAGCTCGGTTGCCGCGCGTGTGCTTCGCCGGGAGGCGGTTGCCAGTTTCTGGGCACGGCGGCCAGTTCGCAGGTCGTGGCCGAGGCGCTCGGTCTGACGCTGCCGCACACGGCGCTCGCGCCATCGGGGCAACCGATCTGGCTCGACGCCGCGCGGCGCAGCGCAAGCGCGCTCGTGGAAATGGAACGGCGCGGGATCAAGGTTTCCGACATCGTGACCGATGCCGCGGTGCGCAATGCGATGGCCGTCCACGCCGCCTGTGGCGGTTCGACCAATCTGCTGCTGCATCTGCCGGCGGTGGCGCACGCGGCCGGTCTGCGCCGCCCAACGGTCGACGATTGGACCGCCGTGAATCGGCGCGTGCCGCGACTGGTCGACGTGTTGCCCAACGGCCCGACGGGGCATCCTACGGTGCGGTTCTTCCTGGCCGGTGGCGTGCCCGAGGTGATGCTGCACCTGCGGGCGCTGGGGCTGGTCGAACTCGGCGCCCTGACTGCGTCGGGGCAGACGTGGGGCGAAGTGTTGAGTTGGTGGGAGAACTCCGCGCGTCGCAAGCGGCTGCGCGAGGTCCTCTTCGAGCGCGACGGAGTAAAGGCGGATGACGTGGTGATGAGCCCCGAGGCAGCACGTCGGCGCGGATTGACAAGCACGGTCTGCTTTCCGCGCGGCAACCTGGCGCCCGAGGGCTCGGTCATCAAGAGCACGGCGATCGATCCCGCGGTGGTCGACGCCGACGGCGTCTATCGCAAGCTGGGACCGGCGCGGGTCTTCACGCGCGAGCGCGAGGCGATCGCGGCCATCAAGGGCAAGGGACCGAACCCGATTCGCCCCGGCGACGTGCTCGTGCTTTGCTGTCGTGGGCCGTTAGGCTCGGGCATGGAAGAGATCTATCAGATCACCGCGGCGCTCAAGCATCTCTCGTGGGGCAAGCAGGTGGCGGTCGTTACGGACGCACGCTTCTCGGGCGTGAGCACGGGCGCTTGCATCGGGCACGTCGGCCCAGAAGCATTGGCCGGCGGTCCGATCGGCAAGCTCCGCGACGGCGATCTGGTGCGGATCGTGATCGATCGCAACGAGCTGGTCGGCTCGGTCGACTTTGTCGGTACGAGCGCGGGAACATCGGGGCAGGGCGAGTTGACGACGAAGGAGGGGGCACGCGAGCTGGCTTCTCGACCGCCGCGCGAAGATCTTTCAGCCGACGAACGCTTGCCCGACGACACGCGCTTGTGGGCGGCGCTGCAACAGGCGAGCGGCGGCACGTGGGGAGGCTGCGTGTATGACGCGGAGCGGATTGCGGAATTGCTCGCCGCCGGTCAACAGACGCTCGAACGCAAAATACATTAG
- a CDS encoding VTT domain-containing protein: MRELLRPLLLVTLVLAVPIVPFAFFGASLEQQTLDWLDRAVTPGRMALLTVSVLASDLLLPVPSSVVSTLAGARLGVLGGTLASWTGMTAGGIIAFALARWLGRPFAERMAGDEASRLEKLATEYGALLVVGARALPVLAEASVLLVGAMRLSWRAFLPALVLSNLGIALAYAVFGVWAERANAVPAAIVASIAIPVLATTIARWWLARPVAVE, encoded by the coding sequence ATGCGAGAGCTTCTCCGCCCCCTACTTCTCGTCACCCTGGTCCTGGCGGTGCCCATCGTGCCGTTTGCCTTCTTCGGCGCTTCGCTCGAACAGCAAACGCTCGACTGGCTGGACCGCGCCGTCACGCCCGGGCGGATGGCCCTCCTCACCGTGAGCGTCCTGGCGAGCGATCTCCTGCTCCCCGTCCCTTCGAGCGTCGTCAGTACGCTGGCCGGGGCTCGGCTGGGCGTGCTCGGTGGCACGCTGGCCTCTTGGACGGGCATGACCGCCGGCGGAATCATCGCCTTTGCACTGGCACGCTGGCTCGGGCGTCCCTTTGCCGAGCGGATGGCGGGGGACGAAGCCTCGCGGTTAGAAAAACTAGCAACCGAGTATGGTGCGCTGCTCGTCGTGGGCGCCCGCGCACTACCGGTATTGGCCGAGGCGAGCGTCTTGCTCGTCGGCGCGATGCGGCTTTCGTGGCGGGCCTTTTTGCCGGCGCTCGTCCTTTCGAACCTGGGCATTGCCCTGGCCTATGCGGTGTTCGGCGTGTGGGCCGAACGTGCCAACGCGGTGCCCGCGGCGATCGTGGCCTCGATTGCAATTCCGGTCCTGGCCACGACAATAGCGCGCTGGTGGCTCGCGCGGCCGGTCGCGGTCGAGTGA
- a CDS encoding tetratricopeptide repeat protein: MKTSWALLAAAALCVPGAPRISNAQETLIGQKVFFNPDAEAFSGPKRVDARLLPYPATIGAVREDWVWLESAWIRKSDMMTADQALKFFSNRIQANAADSSAFARRGAVRFSKGEYELAHDDLTESIRIKPDRTSVYLNRAVVNERLGRPDDAIHDLSNAVRLDPNFRGTYNARGILWGKQDKLDLAIADFGNALRIDPKYVDALVNRAIAWMRKGELTRALNDCDAALQIDPQSPAAYFYRGRIRREQGELELALNDFNKSIELHALTPQPYHFRGLIWGARGQFERAIEDQTAAIKLDPDYVDAYIARAALWADMKHPTRARSDLDVAIRLDPTNALAREMRSRLSILKRHHQQSREDLDIAIEQAPTAELYLARARLLLANNELKKAIDDFTRAIKLGNQESETYRARGDCFFDTQHYPRAIEDYDQALKLDAKNVMALIHRGHAWRTSGASMNALRDYNSALEIAPDHADALCYRGHVWCDLGEGDKAMQDYDRALQLTPQNGSIFNGRGAAWELKGDLENAIVDYQTAIRLSPTELYPYAALASLRGCSADPKYRNGNEAVGLATKLCELTEWEDPAAIDLLAAGHAELADFEKAVEWQEKAIKLGQRLGVPEEIERRRGYLATFKSRTPRRDRVSPP, translated from the coding sequence GTGAAAACTTCGTGGGCACTTCTCGCCGCCGCCGCGCTTTGCGTCCCTGGCGCGCCGCGCATTTCCAACGCCCAGGAGACGCTGATCGGGCAGAAGGTCTTTTTCAATCCCGATGCTGAAGCGTTCTCGGGTCCGAAACGCGTCGACGCACGACTACTCCCGTATCCAGCGACGATCGGCGCCGTCCGCGAAGATTGGGTCTGGCTCGAATCCGCCTGGATTCGCAAGTCCGATATGATGACGGCAGATCAGGCGTTAAAGTTCTTCAGCAATCGCATCCAGGCGAATGCCGCAGATTCAAGTGCCTTTGCGCGCCGAGGGGCTGTCCGGTTCAGTAAAGGCGAATACGAATTGGCTCACGACGATCTCACAGAATCGATCCGTATCAAACCCGACCGAACGTCAGTGTACTTGAATCGCGCCGTCGTGAACGAACGCCTCGGGCGACCAGATGACGCGATTCATGATCTCAGTAACGCAGTGCGTCTAGATCCAAATTTCCGCGGAACCTACAACGCGCGGGGCATTCTGTGGGGGAAGCAAGACAAGCTCGACTTGGCGATTGCGGACTTCGGCAACGCTTTGCGAATCGATCCCAAGTATGTGGATGCTCTCGTCAATCGGGCGATTGCTTGGATGCGCAAGGGAGAACTGACCCGAGCACTCAACGATTGTGACGCTGCCCTACAGATCGATCCGCAATCGCCAGCGGCGTATTTCTATCGCGGTAGGATTCGCCGGGAACAAGGAGAATTGGAGCTGGCGTTGAACGATTTCAACAAGTCCATCGAACTCCATGCCTTGACCCCCCAGCCCTATCACTTCCGAGGACTGATATGGGGTGCGCGCGGCCAATTTGAGCGCGCCATCGAAGATCAGACTGCTGCCATCAAACTCGATCCAGATTACGTGGATGCCTACATTGCCAGAGCAGCGCTCTGGGCTGACATGAAGCATCCCACACGCGCTCGAAGCGACCTCGACGTTGCTATTCGCCTGGATCCAACGAATGCACTCGCAAGAGAGATGCGCAGTCGCCTCTCGATCTTAAAGCGGCATCACCAGCAATCGCGCGAGGACTTGGATATCGCTATTGAACAGGCGCCAACCGCCGAACTTTATCTGGCGCGTGCCCGGCTTCTGCTAGCCAATAACGAGTTGAAGAAGGCGATCGACGATTTCACGCGAGCGATCAAGCTGGGAAACCAGGAATCCGAAACCTACCGCGCGCGAGGCGACTGCTTCTTCGACACACAGCACTATCCACGCGCGATCGAAGACTACGACCAGGCGCTGAAACTGGATGCCAAGAACGTCATGGCCTTGATTCATCGCGGACACGCCTGGCGCACGTCCGGGGCCTCGATGAATGCGTTACGGGACTATAACTCGGCCCTGGAAATTGCTCCAGATCATGCCGATGCCCTTTGCTATCGCGGTCATGTCTGGTGCGATCTCGGCGAGGGGGACAAGGCCATGCAGGATTATGATCGCGCTCTGCAGCTCACACCTCAGAACGGCAGCATTTTCAACGGGCGTGGTGCGGCTTGGGAACTAAAAGGCGATCTGGAAAACGCGATCGTCGACTACCAAACCGCCATTAGGTTGTCGCCGACAGAGTTGTATCCCTACGCAGCGTTGGCAAGTCTCCGCGGCTGCAGCGCCGACCCGAAGTACCGCAATGGAAACGAAGCTGTGGGATTGGCTACCAAGCTCTGCGAATTGACCGAGTGGGAAGATCCTGCCGCGATCGACTTACTGGCCGCCGGACACGCGGAGCTCGCTGATTTCGAGAAGGCCGTCGAATGGCAGGAAAAGGCCATCAAACTAGGGCAACGGCTCGGCGTTCCGGAAGAGATCGAGCGTCGACGTGGGTATTTGGCGACGTTTAAGTCTCGCACTCCGCGTCGCGACCGAGTTTCACCTCCTTGA
- a CDS encoding redoxin domain-containing protein gives MLALFRWQLIATAIIADLAFSTTQPAPAAEASHIGLQAPAFELRDYRGKVHKLDDYQESDILVLAFLGNDCPLAKLYSPRLAQLATEFAPRGVTFLGVNSNRQDAVSEIAAHARDHGIEFPILKDVGNVLADQLQAERTPEVFVLDRERKVRYHGRIDDQYGFQPNGIAYHLAAPRSRDLANALGELLDGKQVTVPEKDAPGCLIGRTRQPSAASDVTYANQIARIMNANCVFCHRDGQIAPFPLTTYEEVVGWAEMIGEVVETQRMPPWHADPRHGDFVNDARLADEDKDLIARWVAAGAPEGNRSELPEPPQFAEGWMMPEPDEIIYMDEKPYTVPAEGTVPYERFVIDPGWQEDRWISAIEPRPGNPSVVHHIVMYIMPPKGPKKGAAGKLRNDWLAAYAPGLRPQVLPEGWARYFPAGAKLIFELHYTPNGVEQTDRSYLGIKFANPASVKREVATKQAGNFTFKIPPHADNHEVKSEFEFREDSILWSVSPHMHVRGKDFLYELLYPDGKRETVLSVPNYDFGWQTTYVFKEPKILPRGTVMHCTAHFDNSEHNLNNPDPSKEVRWGEQTWEEMMFGWFEMALVDQDLTKPQPPPVARSEEFRTRWAHEAPQLDQQTRESSYRALAKDEEFRFFSYFVAQTAPQLDRVCVTYVEEDKLRPFVVTEINEFETTLRNAANVMKADGQALAAAAAGDEVVVYDDLTQAPGSIMSRMVRKGVQSSMHVPVTVRGKRGTVNFWSSEPDAFPPQAVEYLSEVGRLLDDSQQKNE, from the coding sequence ATGTTGGCCCTTTTTCGCTGGCAACTAATCGCGACCGCTATCATCGCAGACCTCGCGTTCTCAACGACGCAGCCGGCGCCGGCTGCCGAGGCCTCGCACATCGGTCTGCAAGCGCCCGCCTTCGAATTGCGCGATTATCGTGGCAAGGTCCACAAGCTCGACGACTACCAAGAGAGCGACATCCTCGTGCTGGCCTTCCTGGGCAACGATTGCCCCTTGGCCAAGCTGTATAGTCCCCGGCTCGCGCAGCTTGCTACGGAATTCGCTCCGCGCGGCGTAACGTTTCTCGGGGTGAACTCGAATCGTCAGGACGCCGTTAGCGAGATTGCCGCCCACGCTCGCGACCACGGAATTGAATTCCCTATCCTGAAAGATGTCGGCAACGTGCTGGCCGATCAACTGCAGGCCGAGCGCACGCCCGAGGTGTTCGTGCTGGACCGCGAGCGCAAGGTGCGCTACCACGGCCGGATCGACGACCAATATGGCTTTCAGCCCAACGGCATCGCCTATCACCTGGCTGCGCCGCGCTCGCGTGACTTGGCCAACGCGCTCGGCGAGTTGCTCGACGGCAAGCAAGTCACGGTGCCGGAAAAAGACGCGCCGGGCTGTCTCATCGGCCGCACGCGGCAGCCGAGCGCGGCGAGCGACGTGACCTATGCGAATCAAATCGCGCGGATCATGAATGCGAACTGCGTCTTCTGCCATCGCGATGGTCAGATCGCCCCCTTCCCGCTCACCACCTACGAGGAAGTCGTCGGCTGGGCCGAGATGATCGGCGAGGTCGTTGAGACGCAGCGCATGCCCCCGTGGCACGCCGACCCACGTCATGGCGATTTCGTCAACGATGCCCGGCTGGCGGATGAAGACAAGGATCTGATTGCCCGTTGGGTCGCCGCCGGCGCGCCGGAAGGAAATCGCAGCGAACTGCCCGAGCCGCCGCAGTTCGCCGAGGGCTGGATGATGCCTGAGCCGGACGAAATCATCTACATGGACGAGAAGCCGTACACGGTTCCGGCCGAGGGAACCGTGCCGTACGAGCGGTTCGTCATCGATCCGGGCTGGCAGGAAGATCGTTGGATCTCGGCCATCGAGCCGCGGCCCGGCAACCCTTCGGTCGTGCATCATATCGTGATGTACATCATGCCGCCGAAGGGTCCCAAGAAGGGGGCGGCCGGCAAGCTGCGCAACGACTGGCTGGCGGCCTACGCGCCGGGCCTGCGTCCGCAGGTGCTGCCCGAAGGCTGGGCGCGCTACTTCCCCGCCGGCGCGAAGCTGATCTTCGAGCTGCACTACACGCCGAACGGGGTCGAGCAGACCGACCGCAGCTACCTGGGCATCAAATTCGCCAATCCGGCCTCGGTGAAGCGCGAAGTGGCCACCAAGCAGGCGGGCAACTTCACCTTCAAGATTCCGCCCCATGCCGACAACCACGAAGTGAAGTCGGAGTTCGAGTTCCGCGAGGACTCGATCCTCTGGTCGGTCTCGCCCCACATGCACGTGCGGGGCAAGGATTTCCTCTACGAGTTGCTCTATCCCGACGGCAAGCGCGAGACGGTCCTCTCCGTGCCGAACTACGACTTCGGCTGGCAGACCACCTACGTCTTCAAAGAGCCAAAGATCCTGCCGCGGGGGACGGTCATGCACTGCACGGCCCACTTCGACAACTCGGAGCACAACCTGAACAATCCCGACCCGTCGAAGGAGGTTCGCTGGGGCGAGCAGACGTGGGAAGAGATGATGTTCGGCTGGTTCGAGATGGCGCTGGTCGATCAGGACCTGACGAAGCCGCAACCGCCGCCGGTGGCGCGGAGCGAAGAGTTCCGCACTCGCTGGGCGCACGAAGCTCCGCAGCTCGACCAGCAGACGCGTGAATCGTCGTACCGGGCCCTGGCCAAGGACGAAGAATTCCGCTTCTTCAGCTACTTCGTAGCGCAGACGGCGCCCCAACTCGATCGCGTCTGCGTCACCTACGTCGAAGAGGACAAGCTGCGTCCGTTCGTCGTGACCGAGATCAATGAGTTCGAGACAACCCTCCGTAACGCCGCCAACGTGATGAAGGCAGACGGTCAGGCCTTGGCCGCGGCCGCCGCCGGGGACGAAGTGGTCGTCTACGACGATCTCACGCAGGCCCCCGGCTCGATCATGTCGCGCATGGTCCGCAAGGGAGTGCAGTCGAGCATGCACGTGCCGGTCACCGTGCGCGGCAAACGGGGGACGGTCAACTTCTGGAGTTCGGAGCCCGATGCGTTCCCACCCCAGGCGGTCGAGTATCTGTCCGAGGTCGGCCGGTTGCTCGACGACTCGCAGCAGAAGAACGAGTAG